The genomic DNA CGAATGGCTCGTTGGAACATTGGATACGTTCACAGAGCGTTTCGGTCTTAGCGAAATATTTGTCGGTGCCTTCGTTGTCGCTATCGTCGGGAACGCAGCAGAACACAGCGCAGCCATTTTACTCGCCATGAAAAATAAGATCGGCGCCTCCGTAGAAATCGCCGTGGGCAGCAGTCTGCAAATCGCTTTGTTCGTTGCTCCGGTGCTGATTTTTGTCAGTCACCTCTTCGGCCGGCCGATGGACATCGTGTTCACTGTAATTGAGCTTGCAGCCATTGGCGTGTCCGTCTTCATCGCCAAATCGATTACTCAGGACGGACAGACGAACTGGTATGAGGGCCTGCTCCTGATTGCTGTCTATGCAATTCTGGGGGTCTCGTTCTACCTCGTATAACGCCGTAAGAACGTCAGGGCGGCCATCACAGCGAAACAAACAAAGAAAGCGTACATCCCGGCGATAACGGGATTGTACGCTTTCTGTGGTATGTAAGCCTGTTTCTATTAACAGGCTACTCTTTATTATTCATCGCTTCGTATAACAGGGCCAAATTCCGCTCTAGCTTGTTCAAAATTTGTTTGCCTGTTGACTCTTGAATGAGCCCGACACGAACCGCGTAGTCAACCTGTCTGGAGAAACCATACATCTGGGTATCCAATACTTCCTCATAGAGAGGGCAGTAACGCGTAGCCAGGTTCTCCATCTGCACTTCGATCAGCTTCTGTATTTTATCCGCATCTTCCTGCAGAAGATTTAATGCTTTCAGATTCAGTTGCTCCTGCAAATCAGATGAAGTCATGTTTCTTCCCCCCTATGTCCCTAAAGTCGATCACTCATCTACTCTATTCTTAATATTAGACGAAATCGAAAGCCAATACAAGAACCTCTCTAAATAATCCCTTTCCCAAGTCTCCCCAATTGGGTAAGACGTTTCGCACATCCCGGAATGATACTTCTAATATGTTCAAAAAAGCACCCTTGCCTGCATCGGCAAGAGTGCTTCTTCGAATGAGCGATTATTCGGCAACTACCTTCACATTCAAGCCGTGCTTTGCAAACACTTCAGATACGGCAGCCTTCGCGGCATCCGCATCTGGTCCGTGAACATGAAGCTCATAGCTTTGCGTGTTTACCAGCGTTGTGAAGAGACCCAAAATACTTTTTACATCGATGTACTTATTATCTGCTTGAAGAACGATGGATGATGAAAATTTGCTCGCAGTTTGAGCAATTTCAACTACCGCTTGATTGTTGTTCGCCATTTCGAATCCCTCCGCGTCTAACTTTGGAATAAATATATTACCATGATACATTGAATCCGCTTCCCTAGCAAGGTATATTCTCTCTATTTCAGGTTCTCCGGATTCAACGCCTCCAGCTCAGGCACTACAAATATTCCGTCTTTGCGGATGAGCACGTCATCGAAATAAATTTCCCCGCCGCCGTATTCCGGACGTTGGATAAGCACCAGATCCCAATGTATGGAGGATTTGTTCCCGTTAAATGCCTCTTCATAAGCCTGGCCCGGCGTAAAATGAAGGCTGCCGGCAATCTTCTCGTCAAACAGAATATCCTTCATCGGGTGCAAAATGTACGGATTGAAGCCGATCGCAAACTCGCCAATATAACGTGATCCTCCGTCCGTATCGAGGATTTTGTTGAGGTTGTCCGTATCGTTGCTCGTTGCCTCCACGATTCTTCCATTCTCGAAGCGGAACTTGATGTTCTCGAACGTAATCCCGTTATACAAAGTAGGCGTGTTATAGCTGATCGTACCGTTTACCGAATCTCTGACTGGCGCCGTATATACCTCGCCGTCCGGGATGTTGCGCTCTCCCGAGCACTTGATGGCTCCGATTCCTTTAATGGAGAAGGACAAATCCGTACCAGGGCCGGTAATCCGGACTTTATCCGTGCGCTTCATTAGATCGGCTAATGCATCCTGCGCCCGGTCCATTTTGGCGTAATCCAGGTTGCATACATCGAAATAGAAATTCTCGAAGGCTTCGGTGCTCGCGTTCGCCAATTGCGCCATGCTGGCGT from Paenibacillus woosongensis includes the following:
- a CDS encoding HPr family phosphocarrier protein: MANNNQAVVEIAQTASKFSSSIVLQADNKYIDVKSILGLFTTLVNTQSYELHVHGPDADAAKAAVSEVFAKHGLNVKVVAE
- a CDS encoding YlaN family protein, which produces MTSSDLQEQLNLKALNLLQEDADKIQKLIEVQMENLATRYCPLYEEVLDTQMYGFSRQVDYAVRVGLIQESTGKQILNKLERNLALLYEAMNNKE
- a CDS encoding aminopeptidase, yielding MRDPRIQKLAENLVGYSVNVQPGENVLVEMIGNERDLLIAIVEEVGRKGGNAFVELTDRTVQRSLFKYANEEQMKTWAEIDLNRMKQMDCYIGIRAGTNVNELSDVPEEKMKLYNSLYSHPVHSEQRVKHTKWVVLRYPNASMAQLANASTEAFENFYFDVCNLDYAKMDRAQDALADLMKRTDKVRITGPGTDLSFSIKGIGAIKCSGERNIPDGEVYTAPVRDSVNGTISYNTPTLYNGITFENIKFRFENGRIVEATSNDTDNLNKILDTDGGSRYIGEFAIGFNPYILHPMKDILFDEKIAGSLHFTPGQAYEEAFNGNKSSIHWDLVLIQRPEYGGGEIYFDDVLIRKDGIFVVPELEALNPENLK